Sequence from the Rutidosis leptorrhynchoides isolate AG116_Rl617_1_P2 chromosome 3, CSIRO_AGI_Rlap_v1, whole genome shotgun sequence genome:
ACTGCTGTATATCCATGTCTACGCACCAATCTCTAAAAGGATTGTGTGCGAATTGTGTGCCGTTATCGCTGACTATCTCACGTGGTAAGCCAAAATGACAAACGATGTCTTCCCATACGAAGGTTAGGATTTTCCTTCCGGTAATCGTGCTTAGTGGTCTTGCTTCGACCTACTTTGTAAAGTAATCAATTGCGACGACTAGGAACTTGACATTTCCGACACCTCGGGGGAATGGGCCGACGATGTCGATTCCCCATTTACAGAAAGGCCAGACGGTGTGTATCGGGACCATGGTATGGCTAGGAGATCGGTTGACAGGAGCATGTATTTTACATGCCTCACAGTTTACGATTAGATCGTATGTGTCCCGGTACAAGTGCGGCTAGAAATAGCCCATTCTTTTAATTCTACTGACTATTGTTCTGTAGCCGGAATGTGTAGAGCAGGCTCATTCGTGCATTTCTTGTATGATCTCTTTTGCATGCGTTGGGCCGACGCATCTTAAATAAGGCTCTGTTATAGATTTTCTATACAGGATACTATCTTTAAAGTTATACATTGGTGCCCGCATTCGTATCCGACGGGCTTGTAACTTGTCTTCCGGGAGGGTACCGCCGGCAAGGTATTTTATGAAGGGTGTCATTCAACATTCTTCTTCTGTTGTGATTGTTGCCATGAGGGTATCCTCGTCGGTTGACTTTCTTTCTAGTATTTCCACCATAACTTTTTTGGTAAAGTGATCGTAAAGCAAAGAGGCAAGCTTGCTCAAAGCATCTGCTTTCTTGTTACGGTTACGTGGTATTTGCTTTATTTCAAATGCCGCGAAGGTtttggttattgttattataagctcTAGGTATTTTTGCATCGATGAATCTCTTGCTTCGAAGCTGTTGTTTAGCTGGCTTGCTACCAGTTGTGAGTCAACATAAGCCATGAGCTGTTGTACATCAATGCTTTTTGCCAAGCGTAAACCGGCTATTAGAGCTTCATACTCGGCCTCATTGTTTGAGGCGGAAAACTTTAGTCGGATAGCGTAGGTTATTTCTTCTCTGTTCGGAGAAACGAGGAATAGACCTATGCCAGCTCCCTCCTTGCTCGATGCTCC
This genomic interval carries:
- the LOC139902060 gene encoding uncharacterized protein — translated: MANWAIELGKHEITFLQRHSVKGQVIADFLVELPSDMVKQGETTVTRRDTDEFWELYTDGASSKEGAGIGLFLVSPNREEITYAIRLKFSASNNEAEYEALIAGLRLAKSIDVQQLMAYVDSQLVASQLNNSFEARDSSMQKYLELIITITKTFAAFEIKQIPRNRNKKADALSKLASLLYDHFTKKVMVEILERKSTDEDTLMATITTEEEC